One genomic window of Candidatus Pseudobacter hemicellulosilyticus includes the following:
- the glgP gene encoding alpha-glucan family phosphorylase — protein MSFTNFKVPYQTDERFSKAVAYFSMEFAIHQPLKIYSGGLGFLSGSHLRSAYELRQNMIGIGILWKYGYYDQARNQDQTLQVTWMEKIYSYLEDTGIQFQIIIHDHPVWVKVWYLNPETFGSAPLFLLSTDVPENDYVSQTITHRLYDANVATKVAQFILLGVGGAKLVDELNFNPDRYHLNEAHGVSSVFYLYKKFGSVEEVKKRLVFTTHTPEEAGNEKHDIYLCHKMSYFCGLSVDEVRKLTGLQDDQFNHSLVALRFAHLANGVSQLHGEVSRQMWGKYTGICPIISITNAQNWRYWADKDMHDAMDGNNDGFWDDRKKHLKKRAFEVVADQTGKLMDPNVFTIVWARRFAGYKRSELITRDRQRFEKLLSNKEMPVQIIWAGKPYPMDYPAINEFNNLVHLSRNYKNIAVMVGYELALSKRMKQAADCWLNNPRVPREASGTSGMTAAMNGAVNFSTDDGWIPEFIQHGKNGFVIPKADYANMNVQQQDEYDLDKLYDILEHEILPTYYKNYEQWRQIAQQGMKDVRHQFEAGRMATEYYENLYK, from the coding sequence ATGAGTTTCACTAATTTCAAAGTACCCTATCAGACAGACGAGCGATTTTCCAAGGCTGTGGCCTATTTTTCCATGGAGTTTGCTATTCATCAGCCGCTGAAGATCTACAGCGGTGGTCTCGGTTTCCTTTCCGGTTCTCATTTGCGCAGCGCCTACGAGTTGCGGCAGAACATGATCGGCATCGGCATCCTGTGGAAATATGGCTATTATGACCAGGCCCGTAACCAGGACCAGACCCTGCAGGTGACTTGGATGGAAAAGATCTACAGCTATCTTGAAGACACCGGCATCCAGTTCCAGATCATCATCCATGACCATCCCGTCTGGGTAAAGGTCTGGTACCTGAACCCTGAGACCTTCGGATCAGCCCCGCTTTTCCTGCTCAGCACCGATGTGCCGGAAAACGATTATGTATCCCAGACCATTACCCATCGCCTCTATGATGCCAACGTAGCTACCAAAGTAGCGCAGTTCATCCTGCTGGGTGTTGGCGGCGCCAAACTGGTGGATGAACTGAACTTCAACCCGGACCGTTATCACCTGAATGAAGCGCATGGCGTTTCCTCTGTGTTCTACCTGTACAAGAAATTCGGCAGTGTGGAAGAAGTGAAAAAACGCCTGGTCTTCACTACCCATACGCCTGAGGAGGCCGGTAATGAAAAACATGATATCTACCTCTGCCATAAAATGAGTTATTTCTGCGGTCTCAGCGTTGACGAAGTGCGCAAGCTGACCGGCCTGCAGGATGATCAGTTCAACCACTCCCTGGTGGCGCTCCGTTTTGCCCACCTGGCCAACGGTGTTTCCCAGCTGCACGGAGAAGTATCCCGGCAGATGTGGGGGAAATACACGGGTATCTGTCCCATTATTTCCATTACCAATGCACAGAACTGGCGCTATTGGGCCGATAAGGACATGCATGACGCCATGGACGGCAATAATGACGGATTTTGGGACGACCGCAAAAAGCACCTGAAGAAAAGAGCTTTTGAAGTGGTGGCCGATCAGACCGGCAAACTGATGGACCCCAATGTATTTACCATTGTCTGGGCCCGCCGCTTTGCAGGCTACAAACGCTCTGAGCTGATCACCCGCGATCGCCAGCGATTTGAAAAATTATTGTCCAATAAGGAAATGCCCGTGCAGATCATCTGGGCCGGCAAGCCTTATCCCATGGACTATCCTGCTATCAATGAGTTCAACAACCTGGTCCACCTCAGCCGCAACTATAAGAATATTGCCGTGATGGTAGGATATGAACTGGCCCTGTCCAAAAGGATGAAACAGGCCGCCGACTGCTGGCTCAACAATCCCCGTGTTCCCCGCGAAGCTTCCGGCACCAGCGGCATGACCGCCGCCATGAACGGAGCCGTTAACTTCTCTACCGATGACGGCTGGATCCCGGAATTTATTCAGCATGGCAAGAACGGTTTTGTGATCCCCAAAGCTGACTACGCCAATATGAACGTACAGCAGCAGGATGAATACGATCTTGACAAACTCTACGATATCCTGGAGCACGAGATCCTGCCCACTTATTATAAGAACTACGAACAATGGCGCCAGATTGCCCAGCAGGGTATGAAGGATGTACGCCACCAGTTTGAAGCGGGCAGAATGGCTACCGAGTATTACGAAAATCTCTACAAGTAA
- a CDS encoding DUF4139 domain-containing protein, with translation MKRLMIVVLCFAVLPAWAGNDKNIVNAVLKSATVYRSGAELLHTAKASLVQGNNELVLDNISNKVDLNSLQIGSSGTLTILSVEFTTNFLVNDKKSSTVKKLEDSLQQLQGELSRIQVVLKTDKELLDLLKANKDIRGQQNGVTVSELTKMMDYYKAKTLELQNEISLYAEKENRQLELYNKIEQQISEEEKKNARTYGRLQLQVYCPVAGQYDLNVSYVTPNASWAPSYDLRVENIAKPVALSYKAKLVQTTGIDWRQVKLALSTSTPSQHSNAPDIRTWFLSYVNPYSGNNNIMIRGMAAGVQVQPDAHALEEVVVVGYGSAKKVARTQQEDEYQEPIYVVNGSVVSKVNFNKIDQRAIKNLQVIKDAQATAIYGSRASAGAIVATLKEGMDDYVSVKDNELNVVFDIDLPYDVPSNGKEQNVSLKEYKVPAAYRYYSVPNLSKDAYLLGGIIDWAPLNLLPGEANIIFEGTYIGKTMINPGSVLDTLNLTLGRDKRVVVQREKLTDFSSVKFLGASKKQTFTYEVSVRNNKKEKIQMELKDQFPISSNKDIEVELLQQDGASVNNETGILTWKLDLAPGEVKKVRISYSVKYPKEKTINLQ, from the coding sequence ATGAAACGTCTGATGATTGTTGTGCTGTGCTTTGCGGTGTTGCCCGCCTGGGCAGGCAACGATAAGAATATAGTCAATGCCGTACTGAAATCCGCCACTGTATACCGCTCCGGCGCTGAACTGCTGCATACCGCCAAAGCCAGTCTGGTACAGGGAAACAATGAGCTGGTCTTAGATAATATCAGTAATAAGGTTGATCTCAACAGCCTGCAGATCGGCAGCAGCGGCACGCTGACCATCCTCTCCGTAGAATTTACTACCAACTTCCTGGTAAATGATAAAAAGTCGTCCACCGTTAAAAAACTGGAAGACTCCCTGCAGCAGCTGCAGGGGGAGCTGTCCAGGATCCAGGTAGTGCTGAAGACCGACAAGGAATTGCTGGACCTGCTAAAGGCCAATAAGGATATCCGTGGCCAGCAGAATGGCGTCACGGTGTCAGAGCTGACAAAGATGATGGACTATTACAAAGCCAAGACCCTGGAGCTTCAGAACGAGATCAGCCTGTATGCTGAAAAGGAGAACAGGCAGCTTGAGTTATACAATAAGATAGAGCAGCAGATCAGCGAAGAAGAAAAAAAGAATGCCAGGACCTATGGCAGGCTGCAGCTGCAGGTTTATTGTCCTGTTGCCGGTCAGTATGACCTCAATGTTTCCTATGTTACGCCCAATGCATCCTGGGCGCCCAGCTATGACCTGCGCGTGGAGAATATTGCCAAACCCGTAGCCCTGTCCTATAAAGCCAAACTGGTGCAAACTACAGGGATCGACTGGCGCCAGGTAAAGCTGGCCCTGTCAACATCCACCCCTTCCCAGCACAGCAATGCGCCGGATATCAGGACCTGGTTCCTCTCTTATGTCAATCCCTATTCCGGTAATAACAATATTATGATCAGGGGAATGGCTGCCGGGGTGCAGGTCCAGCCTGATGCCCATGCGCTGGAGGAAGTGGTTGTGGTTGGTTACGGTTCCGCTAAAAAAGTGGCCCGTACTCAACAGGAAGACGAGTACCAGGAGCCGATCTATGTAGTGAATGGCAGTGTGGTGAGCAAAGTTAATTTTAATAAGATTGATCAGCGGGCCATCAAGAACCTACAGGTCATAAAAGATGCGCAGGCTACAGCCATCTATGGCAGCCGCGCTTCCGCTGGCGCTATTGTGGCCACCCTGAAAGAAGGGATGGACGACTATGTATCCGTAAAGGACAATGAGCTGAACGTAGTGTTTGATATTGATCTTCCCTATGATGTGCCTTCCAACGGCAAAGAGCAGAATGTATCCCTGAAGGAATACAAGGTGCCTGCGGCCTATCGCTACTACAGTGTTCCCAACCTCAGCAAAGACGCTTACCTGCTGGGAGGCATTATTGACTGGGCGCCGCTGAACCTCCTGCCGGGTGAGGCCAATATCATTTTTGAAGGCACCTATATTGGTAAAACCATGATCAATCCCGGCTCTGTACTCGATACGCTGAACCTTACCCTGGGCCGGGATAAACGTGTAGTGGTGCAGCGTGAGAAGCTGACTGATTTCAGCAGCGTGAAATTTTTAGGCGCCAGCAAAAAGCAAACCTTTACCTACGAGGTCAGCGTCCGCAATAACAAGAAAGAAAAAATACAGATGGAGCTGAAGGACCAGTTCCCCATCTCCTCCAATAAAGATATCGAGGTGGAGTTGCTGCAGCAGGATGGCGCTTCGGTCAATAATGAGACCGGCATACTGACCTGGAAGCTGGACCTGGCGCCGGGTGAAGTGAAGAAAGTACGGATCAGCTATAGCGTGAAGTATCCGAAAGAAAAGACCATCAACCTACAGTAA
- a CDS encoding FKBP-type peptidyl-prolyl cis-trans isomerase — protein sequence MLKNAKDSFSYAIGHSLASFYKQQGITEINSQLVLRALNDIQNNKALLDEMQANNIIMAQMQAMKAEKASATKKEGDAFLAANKTKPGVITTASGLQYQVVKEGTGPKPTTEDQVKVHYQGALINGKIFDSSIQRGEPIVFGVTGVIAGWTEALQLMPVGSKWKLFIPSDLAYGDNQAGPDIKPGSTLVFDVELLEIVPKQ from the coding sequence CTGCTTAAAAATGCCAAAGATTCTTTCAGTTACGCCATCGGTCATAGCCTGGCCAGCTTCTACAAACAACAAGGAATAACCGAGATCAATAGTCAACTGGTGCTCCGCGCCCTCAATGATATCCAGAACAATAAAGCCCTGCTGGATGAAATGCAGGCCAACAATATCATCATGGCACAGATGCAGGCCATGAAAGCTGAGAAAGCCTCCGCTACCAAAAAAGAAGGTGATGCATTCCTGGCTGCCAACAAAACCAAACCCGGCGTGATCACTACCGCCAGCGGTCTGCAATACCAGGTGGTGAAAGAAGGTACCGGTCCTAAACCCACTACGGAAGACCAGGTAAAAGTGCATTACCAGGGCGCCCTGATCAACGGCAAAATTTTCGACAGCTCCATCCAGCGTGGCGAGCCCATCGTTTTTGGTGTAACTGGTGTTATTGCCGGCTGGACCGAAGCCCTGCAGCTGATGCCCGTAGGCAGCAAATGGAAACTGTTCATTCCTTCCGACCTGGCCTATGGCGACAACCAGGCTGGTCCTGATATCAAACCCGGTTCTACGCTCGTATTTGATGTAGAACTGCTGGAGATTGTCCCCAAGCAATAA
- a CDS encoding thioesterase family protein, with protein MTEYRKAIDVRWSDLDPNFHVRHSVYYDHGAYCRICFLEENGLNAALMSELRFGPILFREECVFRKEIRLGDTLHINLQLVRAKRDQSRWSIRHQLFKNGTVLAAVLNVDGAWINTDLRKLASPPEKVLQVFSGMPRSEDFEWIN; from the coding sequence ATGACAGAATACCGCAAAGCGATCGATGTGCGCTGGTCCGACCTTGACCCCAATTTCCATGTACGCCACTCCGTTTACTATGACCATGGGGCCTATTGCCGGATCTGTTTCCTGGAAGAGAACGGACTGAATGCTGCGCTGATGTCGGAACTGCGTTTTGGACCTATCCTGTTCCGGGAGGAATGTGTGTTCCGTAAGGAGATCCGCCTGGGAGATACCCTGCATATCAATCTCCAGCTGGTAAGGGCTAAGCGGGATCAGTCGCGCTGGTCTATCCGTCACCAGTTGTTCAAAAATGGAACGGTGCTGGCGGCCGTACTCAATGTGGATGGCGCCTGGATCAATACTGATCTGCGGAAGCTGGCCAGTCCACCGGAAAAAGTTTTGCAGGTTTTCAGCGGGATGCCCCGCTCCGAAGATTTTGAATGGATAAATTAA
- a CDS encoding DUF4197 domain-containing protein: protein MKRIILPLLLLSAVGSFAQGGILKKAGDLLNKAKSGSLSSEDIAAGLKEALSVGATNGANQLSAVDGFFANAAIKVLMPPEAQKVESTLRSMGMGSLVDKAILSMNRAAEEASKSAAPIFLEAIKGMSFQDALTILKGNDSAATTYLKGKTLPALTEAFRPVIETALQKTDATKYWKDLFEAYNKIPLAKKVNTDLSGYVTEKALGGMFHQVAEEEQKIRTDPAARVSDILKKVFG, encoded by the coding sequence ATGAAAAGAATAATTCTACCGCTTTTATTGTTGTCTGCCGTTGGCAGCTTTGCCCAGGGAGGTATTTTGAAAAAGGCCGGAGACCTGCTCAACAAGGCCAAATCCGGTTCCCTCAGTAGTGAAGATATTGCTGCGGGCCTGAAAGAAGCCCTTTCCGTGGGTGCTACCAATGGCGCCAACCAGCTGTCTGCGGTAGATGGCTTTTTTGCCAATGCAGCCATCAAAGTGCTCATGCCTCCGGAAGCACAAAAGGTAGAGTCCACCCTGCGCAGCATGGGTATGGGCAGCCTGGTAGACAAGGCCATTCTTTCCATGAACCGGGCGGCAGAAGAGGCTTCCAAATCTGCGGCGCCCATTTTCCTGGAAGCCATTAAAGGCATGAGTTTCCAGGATGCGCTGACCATCCTCAAAGGCAATGATTCAGCGGCTACCACTTACCTAAAAGGCAAGACCCTGCCGGCCCTCACCGAGGCTTTCCGCCCCGTGATTGAGACCGCCCTGCAGAAAACAGATGCCACCAAATACTGGAAAGACCTTTTTGAAGCTTATAATAAGATCCCCCTGGCCAAGAAGGTCAATACTGACCTCTCCGGTTATGTGACCGAAAAAGCCCTGGGTGGCATGTTCCACCAGGTGGCTGAGGAAGAGCAGAAGATCCGCACTGATCCCGCTGCCCGTGTATCCGATATCCTGAAGAAGGTTTTCGGCTAA
- a CDS encoding class I SAM-dependent methyltransferase encodes MVPEKFEMFRNRLMKVFRHLSKQARRQGVSCYRIYDHDLPEFNFCIELYGQQVYLAEYKRRFELAEAVHEEWLEQCIAIIADVLQVADEQIYMKQRQRKTSRLGQYQRLATEEAYFTVEEGGLQFKVNLSDFLDTGLFLDHRMTRDRVRAEAAGKRVLNLFCYTGSFSVYAAAGNAASVTSVDLSKTYLQWAEDNLRLNQLYDPQKHFYVHADVLQYLGTLAPGSFDLVVLDPPTFSNSKRMKDFLDIQQDHVSLLNDTLRALTPGGLLYFSTNYTKFVLEEQRIQASEIRDVTKATTPFDFQGKLERWCFRLVK; translated from the coding sequence ATGGTTCCTGAGAAATTCGAGATGTTCCGCAACAGGCTGATGAAAGTATTCCGCCACCTCAGCAAGCAGGCGCGGCGGCAGGGCGTTAGCTGCTACCGCATCTATGATCATGATCTGCCAGAATTCAATTTCTGTATAGAGCTGTATGGTCAGCAGGTATACCTGGCTGAGTACAAGCGCCGTTTTGAGCTGGCGGAAGCCGTCCACGAGGAATGGCTGGAGCAGTGCATAGCCATTATTGCCGATGTGCTGCAGGTGGCTGATGAGCAGATCTATATGAAACAGCGGCAGCGCAAGACCAGCCGCCTGGGGCAGTACCAGCGCCTGGCCACGGAAGAAGCCTACTTCACTGTGGAAGAAGGCGGGCTCCAATTCAAGGTCAATCTCTCCGATTTCCTGGATACCGGACTTTTCCTGGATCACCGCATGACCCGGGACCGGGTGCGTGCGGAAGCCGCCGGCAAACGTGTACTCAACCTGTTCTGTTATACGGGCTCCTTTTCCGTGTATGCGGCAGCTGGTAATGCAGCCAGCGTAACTTCCGTGGATCTTTCAAAGACCTATCTGCAATGGGCTGAAGACAATCTCCGGCTCAACCAGCTGTACGATCCCCAAAAACATTTTTATGTCCATGCCGATGTGCTGCAGTATTTAGGCACCCTGGCCCCTGGTTCTTTTGACCTGGTAGTACTGGACCCGCCTACTTTCAGCAATAGCAAGCGCATGAAGGATTTCCTGGATATCCAGCAGGACCATGTGTCCCTGCTCAATGATACCCTGCGCGCCCTTACACCGGGCGGGCTGCTGTACTTCAGCACCAACTACACCAAATTTGTACTGGAGGAACAACGTATACAGGCCAGCGAGATCAGGGATGTTACCAAAGCTACTACGCCCTTTGATTTCCAGGGCAAGCTGGAGCGCTGGTGTTTCCGGCTGGTGAAATAA
- a CDS encoding PAS domain-containing protein, protein MKNPLSSSIKLSLAFLVFGICWTLISDRLTLLLTHNDLLLYNTVQHFKGILFMVLAALLIYYVSRKFNANIESANKLQEEALHRYKVLGMASKDAIWDYNMLTAECYTNRTLQEMFGYTADELQDNYHWWRNNLHPDDRERVIGLMDTKLAMGGTVWQDEYRFRCKDGSFKMIFDRGVIMRDKQGAVYRLIGAMQDITEQHKLQQELAHAKEVHKMELAQSILQAEEAERKKLSEELHDNINQLLGVVKLYVQHAQVNPGMRKELLDKCSDYITQTIEEIRHLSRSLLPPTLQEQGLLNSLYQLFADIRQVKEIDIDVETEDFEEAAIAPTRQLLIYRIIQEQLNNVLKHSGANQVTIRLRQSGTAIYLSVRDNGTGFDMQQNKPGLGLTNIRSRMELVNGRMHVQSAPGKGCDLRVEFTL, encoded by the coding sequence ATGAAAAATCCGCTGTCCTCCTCTATAAAACTATCATTGGCATTCCTGGTATTCGGGATATGCTGGACCCTGATCTCGGACAGACTGACCCTCCTGCTTACACACAACGATCTCCTGCTTTATAATACTGTGCAACATTTTAAAGGCATCCTGTTCATGGTGCTGGCGGCCCTGCTGATCTATTATGTAAGCCGGAAATTCAATGCCAATATTGAATCCGCCAATAAACTGCAGGAAGAAGCGCTGCACCGCTATAAAGTGCTGGGCATGGCTTCCAAGGATGCTATCTGGGACTATAACATGCTCACGGCTGAATGTTATACCAACCGCACCCTGCAGGAAATGTTCGGTTATACGGCTGATGAACTGCAGGACAATTACCACTGGTGGCGCAATAACCTGCACCCGGACGACCGCGAAAGGGTCATTGGCCTCATGGATACCAAACTGGCCATGGGCGGTACCGTATGGCAGGATGAATACCGTTTCCGCTGTAAGGACGGCTCTTTTAAAATGATCTTCGACCGGGGCGTGATCATGCGCGATAAACAGGGCGCCGTTTACCGCCTCATAGGCGCTATGCAGGATATTACAGAGCAGCATAAGTTGCAGCAAGAGCTGGCCCATGCCAAGGAAGTCCATAAAATGGAACTGGCCCAAAGCATTTTACAGGCCGAAGAAGCGGAAAGGAAAAAGCTCAGCGAAGAGCTGCACGATAATATCAACCAGCTGCTGGGCGTGGTGAAACTTTATGTGCAGCATGCCCAGGTGAATCCCGGTATGCGCAAGGAATTACTGGATAAATGTTCCGACTATATTACGCAGACCATTGAAGAGATCCGGCATCTCTCCCGCTCCCTGCTGCCCCCCACCCTGCAGGAACAGGGACTGCTCAACAGCCTCTACCAGCTGTTTGCTGATATCCGCCAGGTAAAAGAGATTGACATTGATGTGGAAACTGAAGACTTTGAGGAAGCCGCTATTGCGCCCACCCGCCAGCTGCTGATCTACCGGATCATCCAGGAACAGCTGAACAATGTGTTGAAACATTCCGGGGCCAACCAGGTAACTATCCGCCTCCGGCAGAGCGGCACCGCCATTTACCTGTCCGTCCGGGACAATGGGACCGGTTTTGATATGCAGCAGAACAAGCCAGGCCTGGGCCTCACCAATATCCGCAGCCGCATGGAACTGGTCAACGGCCGCATGCACGTACAATCCGCCCCCGGCAAGGGCTGCGACCTCCGCGTTGAATTCACCCTCTGA
- a CDS encoding ABC-F family ATP-binding cassette domain-containing protein encodes MHYVSVEGLSKSYGVKPLFEQISFHIEEGDKIALIARNGSGKSTLLKILAGRETADEGTVWVNKDVTVALFEQDPDFKDGLTVLDNIFHHNHPVLNAIKAYELLSEEGDPAKISEAIIRMDELGAWDFDAKVKQILGKLNIHQLQQRVGSLSGGQRKRVALARTLIDIGFEHKHVLLIMDEPTNHLDVEMVEWLEHYLTQEHVTLLLVTHDRYFLDAICDEIWELDRSEMQVYRGDYENYLEKKAARMESDAASIDKARNTYRKELEWMRKQPKARTTKSKSRQDNFYVVEAKAKQRIEDQQVQLQMKMNRLGGKVAELKKVYKSYGDHAILKGFDYTFKKGERTGIVGKNGVGKSTFINILQGLEQADSGKVNIGDTVIFGNYSQEGLLIKEDMRVIEFVKNIAESFPLAGGGSLSAAQFLNLFLFPPEQQYTYISKLSGGEKRRLHLLAILFRNPNFLVLDEPTNDLDLPTLAVLENFLNDFQGCLLIISHDRYFMDRLVDHLFVFEGDGVVRDYPGNYTQYRITQKTEEAAASAAPRPEEKAAPVPAGKPVEKRKMSYKEKREFELLEKEMADLSREKEQVTEKLNSGAAPFDELQQLSLRIGEISNLLDEKELRWLELSEIEG; translated from the coding sequence ATGCATTATGTATCCGTAGAAGGGCTCAGTAAATCGTATGGTGTAAAACCTTTGTTCGAGCAGATCTCCTTTCACATAGAAGAAGGCGATAAAATTGCGCTCATTGCGCGTAACGGTAGTGGAAAATCCACCCTGCTGAAGATCCTGGCCGGCCGGGAAACGGCCGATGAAGGGACCGTATGGGTCAATAAGGATGTGACCGTAGCGCTGTTTGAGCAGGATCCTGATTTCAAAGACGGGCTGACCGTCCTGGACAATATCTTCCACCATAATCACCCCGTACTCAATGCCATCAAAGCATATGAGCTGCTCAGCGAGGAAGGCGATCCCGCAAAGATCAGCGAAGCCATCATCAGGATGGATGAGCTGGGCGCCTGGGATTTTGACGCCAAGGTAAAGCAGATCCTCGGCAAGCTCAATATCCACCAGCTGCAGCAACGGGTAGGCTCACTGTCCGGCGGCCAGCGTAAGCGGGTGGCCCTGGCCCGTACCCTGATAGATATTGGTTTTGAACATAAGCACGTCCTGCTTATTATGGACGAACCTACCAACCACCTGGATGTGGAAATGGTGGAATGGCTGGAGCATTACCTGACCCAGGAGCATGTAACCCTGCTGCTGGTGACCCACGACCGGTATTTCCTGGATGCTATCTGTGATGAGATCTGGGAGCTGGACCGCAGCGAAATGCAGGTATACCGGGGCGATTATGAGAACTACCTGGAAAAAAAGGCAGCCCGTATGGAAAGCGATGCCGCCAGTATAGATAAGGCCCGCAACACTTACCGCAAGGAACTGGAATGGATGCGCAAGCAGCCCAAGGCCCGGACCACCAAGTCCAAGAGCCGCCAGGATAATTTCTATGTGGTGGAAGCAAAGGCCAAACAACGGATAGAAGACCAGCAGGTACAGCTGCAGATGAAAATGAACCGCCTCGGCGGTAAAGTGGCTGAACTGAAAAAAGTATACAAGAGCTATGGCGATCATGCCATTCTTAAAGGGTTCGACTATACCTTCAAAAAAGGCGAGCGGACTGGCATTGTGGGAAAGAACGGGGTAGGGAAATCTACCTTTATCAATATCCTGCAGGGCCTGGAACAGGCCGACAGCGGCAAAGTGAATATTGGCGATACCGTGATCTTCGGTAACTATTCCCAGGAAGGCCTGCTCATCAAAGAAGATATGCGGGTGATAGAGTTTGTGAAGAATATTGCCGAAAGCTTCCCGCTTGCTGGTGGCGGCTCCCTGAGCGCCGCACAGTTCCTGAATCTTTTCCTGTTCCCGCCGGAACAGCAATACACCTATATCTCCAAGCTCAGTGGCGGTGAAAAACGCCGGCTGCACCTATTGGCCATCCTTTTCCGGAATCCCAATTTCCTGGTGCTGGATGAGCCTACCAACGACCTGGACCTGCCCACGCTGGCCGTGCTGGAAAATTTCCTGAATGATTTCCAGGGCTGCCTGCTGATCATCTCCCACGATCGTTATTTTATGGATCGGCTGGTAGACCATCTTTTTGTGTTTGAAGGCGATGGTGTGGTCAGGGATTATCCCGGCAACTATACGCAGTACCGCATCACCCAAAAGACAGAAGAAGCTGCTGCATCAGCGGCGCCCAGGCCTGAAGAGAAAGCGGCCCCGGTCCCTGCCGGCAAGCCCGTCGAAAAAAGGAAGATGAGCTATAAGGAAAAAAGAGAGTTTGAACTGCTGGAAAAAGAAATGGCCGACCTCAGTCGCGAGAAAGAACAGGTGACGGAAAAGCTCAACAGCGGCGCCGCCCCTTTTGATGAATTGCAGCAGCTCTCCCTGCGTATCGGGGAGATCAGCAACCTGCTGGATGAAAAGGAACTGCGCTGGCTGGAATTGAGTGAGATTGAGGGGTAG
- a CDS encoding DnaJ domain-containing protein, producing MEIKDYYTILEVRPTASGKDIKTSFRRLALKYHPDTNNGNALSEALFREVQEAYAVLSDPQQREEYNYKRWYNRSIGEGFREQVVTPAALAAESQKLQQYVGNMNIFQVDYASLSYHIRQLLTESNLAILREGKELPVNRQIIRSLLMAAAPLPLPYAVPVAGLLEQLAADDATTLREIRHFLQEKKAHANWDKYKWVVVLSVTALLCLLIFLVGR from the coding sequence ATGGAGATCAAAGATTACTATACTATCCTGGAGGTAAGACCTACCGCCAGCGGAAAGGATATCAAAACTTCTTTCCGGCGGCTGGCATTGAAATACCATCCGGATACCAATAACGGCAATGCACTGTCGGAAGCGCTGTTCCGCGAAGTGCAGGAAGCCTATGCCGTTCTTTCCGATCCGCAGCAGCGCGAGGAATACAACTACAAGCGCTGGTACAACCGGAGTATTGGCGAAGGCTTCAGAGAGCAGGTTGTTACACCTGCTGCACTGGCGGCCGAAAGCCAGAAGCTGCAGCAGTACGTCGGGAACATGAATATCTTCCAGGTAGATTATGCATCGCTGAGCTATCATATCCGCCAGCTGCTCACGGAAAGCAACCTGGCTATCCTACGGGAAGGGAAAGAGCTGCCTGTTAACCGCCAGATCATCCGTTCCCTGCTGATGGCGGCTGCGCCGCTGCCATTGCCGTACGCCGTACCGGTTGCCGGACTGCTGGAACAGCTGGCCGCTGATGACGCCACTACCCTGCGGGAGATCCGGCATTTCCTGCAGGAGAAAAAAGCGCATGCAAACTGGGACAAATACAAATGGGTGGTGGTGCTGTCAGTGACCGCCTTACTCTGCCTGCTGATCTTCCTGGTGGGTCGCTGA